The following are encoded together in the Acidicapsa ligni genome:
- a CDS encoding S9 family peptidase: MTIETQARETQAKTSQISASSITPPTARKEPKQTTIHGTVLVDDYAWLREKESPEVTAFLEAENLYAEAVMAPLADLREQLYEEMLSHMKQTDVSVPYRDGGWWYYTRTEEGRQYPVYCRKANGGDAPENVILDGNALAEGKSFMALGGTNVSDDGRWLAYSVDHTGFRQYTLQIKDLHTGLVVDGEVERVGSLVWAADNKTLFYTVEDVEQKRQFQLWRHVLGTSHAENVLVFEEPDERFNLGAGRTRDGEFLVLEAGSHTTSEARFLAADDPTGAWTLVTARVDDQEYSIDHRKGLWFIRTNDAGRNFRLVTAPVATPGRAHWTELLSHREAVMLEDIDLFEHFFVACEREDGLPRLRLWSFTENDRAIQSNEIKFPEPVYSAFPHINREFDATRFRYAYQSLVTPSSVYEYDIATAASTLLKQVEVPGGFDREFYASERVFATATDGVKIPISLVYRQDKREAGGNPLYVYGYGSYGYSLPIGFNANRLSLLDRGIVMAYAHIRGGGDLGKPWHDAGKMLVKRNTFSDFVTAAEYLTLSGFGDPARVAIEGGSAGGLLMGAVTNLKPEIFRAVLSHVPFVDVMNTMLDASLPLTVPEYEEWGNPNEEEYFNYMLSYSPYENLKAGSYPAMLVKTSLNDSQVMYWEPAKYVAKLRTLKTDAQPLLLVTNMSAGHGGASGRYDYLKEIAFDYAFLLKELGLVG, encoded by the coding sequence AAACGCAAGCCCGTGAAACCCAGGCCAAGACCTCGCAGATATCCGCCTCTTCCATCACTCCTCCCACGGCTCGCAAGGAGCCGAAACAGACCACGATTCATGGCACCGTGCTGGTGGATGACTATGCGTGGCTGCGTGAGAAGGAAAGTCCTGAAGTTACGGCTTTTCTGGAGGCTGAAAACCTGTATGCCGAGGCGGTGATGGCTCCGCTGGCAGATCTGCGGGAGCAGCTTTATGAAGAGATGCTGAGCCACATGAAGCAGACGGATGTTTCAGTTCCCTATCGCGATGGCGGCTGGTGGTATTACACGCGGACTGAAGAGGGACGGCAATATCCGGTTTACTGCCGCAAGGCCAATGGAGGGGATGCTCCGGAAAACGTGATTCTGGATGGCAATGCGCTGGCCGAGGGGAAGAGCTTTATGGCTCTTGGCGGCACGAATGTTTCCGATGATGGCCGCTGGCTGGCATACAGCGTGGACCATACCGGCTTTCGCCAATACACGCTGCAGATCAAGGATCTGCATACTGGCTTGGTCGTGGATGGAGAGGTTGAGCGCGTTGGCTCGCTGGTGTGGGCGGCGGATAACAAGACGCTGTTCTACACCGTGGAAGATGTGGAACAGAAGCGACAGTTTCAACTTTGGCGGCACGTGCTGGGCACATCGCACGCTGAGAATGTGCTGGTATTTGAGGAGCCGGACGAGCGATTCAATCTCGGTGCGGGGCGCACTCGCGATGGCGAATTCCTGGTGCTGGAGGCTGGCAGTCACACTACGAGCGAGGCGCGCTTTCTGGCTGCGGACGACCCGACCGGTGCATGGACGCTAGTGACGGCGCGCGTCGATGACCAGGAGTATTCAATCGACCATCGCAAGGGACTATGGTTCATTCGCACGAACGATGCGGGGCGCAATTTTCGCCTGGTGACGGCGCCGGTGGCGACTCCGGGCCGCGCGCATTGGACGGAGCTGCTGTCGCATCGCGAAGCGGTGATGCTGGAAGATATCGACCTCTTTGAACATTTCTTTGTTGCCTGCGAACGCGAAGATGGATTGCCACGGTTGCGGCTGTGGAGCTTTACGGAGAATGATCGCGCGATCCAATCCAACGAGATCAAGTTTCCGGAGCCTGTTTACAGCGCGTTTCCGCATATCAATCGCGAGTTCGATGCGACCAGGTTTCGCTACGCTTATCAATCGCTGGTGACACCCAGTTCGGTCTACGAGTATGACATTGCAACGGCTGCATCGACGCTGTTGAAGCAGGTTGAAGTGCCGGGCGGATTCGATCGCGAGTTCTATGCCTCGGAGCGTGTGTTCGCTACGGCAACGGATGGAGTGAAGATACCGATTTCGCTGGTGTATCGGCAGGACAAGCGTGAGGCGGGTGGAAATCCGCTGTATGTGTACGGCTATGGATCGTATGGTTATTCGCTGCCGATTGGCTTCAATGCAAATCGACTTAGCCTGCTGGATCGTGGAATCGTGATGGCGTATGCGCATATTCGCGGCGGCGGCGATCTGGGCAAGCCGTGGCATGATGCAGGCAAGATGCTGGTGAAGCGGAATACGTTCAGTGACTTTGTAACTGCTGCGGAATATCTGACGCTCAGCGGCTTTGGCGATCCTGCGCGCGTGGCGATCGAGGGCGGCTCCGCTGGTGGATTGCTGATGGGCGCGGTCACGAATCTCAAGCCGGAGATTTTCCGCGCGGTGCTTTCGCATGTGCCGTTTGTCGATGTGATGAATACGATGCTGGATGCTTCCCTGCCGCTGACGGTGCCGGAGTATGAGGAGTGGGGCAATCCTAATGAGGAAGAGTATTTCAATTACATGTTGAGTTACTCGCCTTATGAGAATCTCAAGGCGGGGAGTTATCCGGCGATGCTGGTGAAGACTTCGCTGAATGATAGCCAGGTGATGTATTGGGAGCCCGCCAAGTATGTAGCTAAGTTGCGCACGCTCAAGACGGATGCGCAGCCGCTGCTGCTGGTGACCAATATGAGCGCGGGGCATGGCGGTGCGAGCGGAAGATATGACTATCTCAAAGAGATAGCTTTCGACTATGCGTTTCTGCTTAAAGAGTTAGGGCTGGTCGGATAA